In one Spirosoma rigui genomic region, the following are encoded:
- a CDS encoding response regulator, with protein sequence MKILVVEDEPKLASFVKKGLEEQSCEVDIAFDGQVGRTMALNNVYDVIVMDVNLPKMNGFDIVQSLREERIRTPVLMLTAMGSMDDKLMGFEAGADDYLVKPFEFRELMARLRALTKRSSDTGLQSNVLKVADLELDLNEKVARRGDKRIELTAKEFGLLDFLMRNRGRVVSRIDIAEKVWDIHFDTGTNVIDVYVNFLRKKIDKDFPQKLIHTVIGMGYMLKEE encoded by the coding sequence ATGAAAATTCTAGTAGTGGAAGACGAGCCTAAGCTGGCATCATTCGTAAAGAAAGGACTGGAAGAACAGTCGTGTGAGGTTGATATCGCATTTGATGGACAGGTAGGCCGTACAATGGCGCTCAACAACGTGTATGATGTGATTGTAATGGATGTTAACCTGCCCAAAATGAACGGGTTCGACATCGTTCAGTCGTTACGGGAGGAACGGATCAGAACACCGGTGCTCATGCTCACGGCCATGGGATCCATGGACGATAAGCTCATGGGATTTGAAGCCGGTGCCGACGATTACCTCGTGAAGCCTTTTGAATTTCGGGAGCTAATGGCGCGCCTAAGGGCCCTGACCAAGCGCAGCAGCGATACGGGTCTTCAGAGTAACGTTCTGAAAGTAGCCGACCTGGAACTCGACCTGAACGAAAAAGTAGCCCGCCGGGGTGATAAACGCATTGAATTGACGGCCAAAGAATTTGGGCTGCTCGACTTTCTAATGCGGAACCGGGGTCGGGTAGTTTCGCGCATTGATATTGCCGAGAAAGTCTGGGATATTCATTTCGATACGGGTACGAATGTCATCGACGTGTATGTCAATTTCCTTCGCAAAAAGATCGACAAAGATTTTCCCCAGAAACTGATTCATACGGTAATTGGTATGGGGTATATGCTTAAGGAAGAATGA